The Oceanispirochaeta sp. M1 genomic interval TATAAGCGGAGTCGTCCATACTCTTCAGAATGCGGGATACGAGATGGTTCCAACTGTCTGTGCCAGGGCCGTACCCAATGGAGTCGTATCAAAGGATCTCTATCTGGAACTGAAAGAGGAAATACTGAAGAGAGCCCGTGCCGCTGTTGCGGAAGCTCCCATTGATGCTCTTTGTCTCTCTCTTCATGGATCAATGAGAATTGAAGAGATAGGTGAGGCCGAAGGTGATCTTCTGGAGGCTCTCAGAGAGATCTTTCCGGATCAGCCTCTTTTCTCCTCTCTTGATATGCATACAACCTTTTCAAAAAGAATGCATGACTGTGCCGATGGCTATGTAGGTTATAAATGTGCCCCCCATATAGACTGTTATGAGACAGGAGAACATGCAGCGCGCCTGACAATCGCTGCTCTTGAGGAGGGTGTTAAAACATCTTCCGCCTGGGTAAAGATTCCTTTTCTGGTGGCAGGTGAAAAATCCGAAACCACCACTGAACCTATGAAGACCCTGATCTCCGCTCTCCGGGAGAGTGAGAAGAAGGAGAAGGTTCTGGCCGCAAACTATCTGATGGGATTCCCCTGGGCGGACAGCGCGGACAGCGGTGTTTCAGTTCTGGTTATTACAGATAATGATAAGAGCCTGGCAAAAAAAGAGGCAGCAAGACTGGCAGATCTTTTCTGGTCTTATAGAGATGAATTCAGTTTTCATACAGAGACATACTCCATGGAGGAGTCCCTGGTAACAGCGTTTAAAGCTGTGGACGAGGGGCCGACTCCTATCTATATATCTGATTCCGGGGACAATCCAACCGCCGGTTCTTCAGGGGATTGCACGAATTTCCTTAAGCTGATCACTTCTAATAAGAAAACAGGGCTCCTGGATCATCCCATAATATATGGCGGTTTTTTTGATCCTGATTCTGTTGAAAAGTGTAGAAAGATGGTAGGCATGACAATTGAACTGAATGTAGGTGCCGCCTTTGATACGGTAACCACTTCACCCCTTAAACTCAGTGGAAAGGTTAAGTCATTTATTAACGAATGGGGTGTCTACAAGAGTGATCTTGCACTGTTTTCAACGGGTGGTGTAGATATTGTCCTTACATCAAAACATATCGGATTTGTAGATCCCGCGATGTTCCGTGATCTTGGTGATGATCCCGCAAATGCACAGATTGTTGTGTGTAAGCTGGGTTATCTGACGGCGGCACAGCGGACTGTTTCAAAGCGTTCCATTATGGCCCTGTCCGAGGGGAGCAGCAATGAAGATCTGAACGGACTGCCCTATAAACTGGTTCCCAGACCGATCTTTCCCCTGGATAGTGATTTTGAGTATAAGGCTGCTGATAATCTTTATCTGAAATAGAACTCTATACATCAATCCGGGGAGCATTCTCCCCGGCATCAACCATCCTTCGGATTAAAATCTCAGAAAGCTCCTCTCTGACACCCTTGTGTTCTGTAGAGTCTGCAAGATTATTCAGTTCATGAGGGTCTTTCTCCAGGTCATAAAGAAAATCTGATTCATATGACTCTGAGGAACTCAGCTTCCACCCGTTCTTCTTTGGAGCTTTTACAGAGTATTTCCATTTCGAGGTTCTGATTCCCCGTCCGACCTGGGATTCACTGATCTGATAAAATACTTCTTCCGGCCATGGCTTTTCTGATTTTGCACTGTTTGTCAGTTCAGAGAGAGGACGCCCTGCCATATGACCAGGGACTTTCCGGCCTGCTGCATTCAGCAGGGTAGGGGGCAGATCAATAAGGCTGACAAGTTCATCCATCCTTTTCCCACCCTTAAATCCGGGCCCCATAATTACTAAAGGGATATGGATGCTGGCATCATGGCATGAGCGTTTGTATTCACTATTTCTGGTTTTAAAATGGGAGCCGTGATCACTGGTATACACAATAAGAGTGTCCTCTGACATTCCCAGTTCATTGAGTCTTGATCTGATTCTTCCAAGGTTTTCATCCAGACTGTTGATGCATCCCAGGTAGTCGGGGTAGGAGCGTTTCCAGTTTCCTCTTTTTCCAGCCAGATCATCTGGAATATTGAAGTCCTTAAATCGTTTTTTTGAACCCTTTGGTCCCTCATAGGAGAATCTGTCATTCTGGTGATGGGGCTCAATATAGGAGAGAAACAGTATAAAGGGATTCTCTTCATTCTTTTGGCTGTCCAGATATTCCAGAGCCCAGTCAGTCTGTGTATCGACCCTGTATCGGCCCTTTGGAAATATCTTTTTATTTCCCTGAGTATCAAACATATGTCCGCCATATCCCCTTGAGGTGAATTCCAGCACATCCGAAGCTATCCAGTGCTGGTCCCAGCCTCCCCGGAGTTCAGGGGGGACAGCCTTTTTTTCATAGTGCAGCCCTTCTTTATCATCTGAAGCCAAATGCCACTTTCCGATATAAGCTGTGTTATACCCTTCTTCACTGAAGTGGTGGGCAATCGTTTTTTCATTTGAGGGAAGTCGGATACCATTGCGGTAGCATCCCAGTTCTGTGGCCCATTTTCCTGTCTGAAGGCAGGCTCTGGCAGGGCCGCATACAGGCTGGCATGTAAAGGCATTTTCAAAAAGAACCCCCTCTGATGCCATTTGATCCAGATGAGGTGTTATGGGATCTTTCTGACCGTAACAGCCGCATGTATCCCAGCGCTGCTGGTCTACAAAAAAGAAGACAATGTTGGGTTTCTTGTTCATTTTTCTACCAGAAATTCCTGAAATGATTTTCCATGCTGATCACGCAGATCAACTTTGAGGGAGGCTGCATCAGCATCTACCCGTACCACCACAAAATTTTCAGTCCCCTCAATATGACCACCCCCGATTATTAAGGAAAAGGAAACTTCATCATTTGGTTCATGTATCTTCCAGCGATGAGTGTGGCCGCTGAGCATGAGATCCAGATTTCCATCACTCAGTATTGACGTCCAGGTATTCTGGTACCCGAGATTCTCAGCTTTGTATTCACCTTCTTCCTCATCCAGAGCAAACTGATTCAGCGGGATATGGGAGAACGCAATTCTCCAGGAGGCATCCTGCCACTCTTTTCTCTGTACTGTCTCTTTAAGCCAGAGGGTCTCCTCTTTTCTGTACTCATCAAAGGCCACCATGCCGCTGTACTCTTTATGATGGTCTTCCTTATCCTCTCCCGAATCAATGGCCAGCATCGCGACCGGGCCATGGGCAAATGAGAAGTAGTATTTATCCTCAGGCAGGGCAATGTAGTCTCTTAAGCTTCTTGCCAGAATCCCTCTTGTTTCATGGTTTCCACGTATAAAGATAAAAGGAGTTTCTGAGGCAAAGTGTTTGCTTACAGGCTTTATCAGGCTGTTTATCAGCTGTCTTTCTCCATTGAGATCGTTGAAGTAATCACCATTGAGTACTACAAAATCGACAGGATCAGTCTTGAGCTCCTCAGCTATATCCCCCCAGTATTCATGACGTTCATGAAGGTCATTGATAACAAGGAATGATATGTTCTCTGCTCTCCTGTTGAGAGTCCGGAATTTAAAGTCTTCACTGACAACAGTCTTTCCAAAGAGAACACTGTAAGGAAAAAACTTCTTAATTTCTTTTGAGACAACTCTGTAGGGATATTCCTTCCCCGATTCCAATCCAGTGAGTTCCACCTTCTGGATCTTCTCATTCATATCAATGAGACCATCATGCTGAGGGTAGGCTTTATATTCAAAGTCATCACCGTATTCAACCCAGGATATTGCCTGATGGTTTGTTGTCCACATAACCGTGATGGAGTTTTCAGAGGGAATCTGCAGGTAGGGGCCGGCAGTTATTTTTATTGAACCCGGTTTTGATGCAATTATCAGTACTAAAAGAACTGTGGCTGCCAGCACTGTTTTTCTGATTTTTTGATTTTGCCAGAAGGAGAAGCGGGGGAGGAGCAGAATAACAAGAAGCAGATAAAGACCAGCTATAATTTCAGGGAGATTATTGAGGAAGTTTATCAATATGATCGACTGTTCACGGCCTAGTTCGGAGAGAAGAAGAGTTGTCATTCCAATCCAGATAATCAGGGTCAGGGGAATCGTTATACGAGTTGCAAGTTTCAGAGTCTTCTCTTCATTTCCTCTGTTCTTCATGGTTTTACTGAAAGAGCTGAAATGAAACAGCATAAGTGCCGAACTCATGATGATAACGATGATCACCCAGTTGAATTCAATTCCAAGAGCCCATGTCAGAAAACTATTTGTATCTGACCAGAAAGGCCTTATCAGGAAGAGCAGAGCCAGAAAGGCTGCGAAATAGAGGGTTGAAAAGGCGGATAATCCCAGCCATATTTTATTTTTGGTTACAGGGTTCATAAAGATATCCTTATTGTCATTTGTAATTAGTGATAGATATGCTATCAGTTATGATAGTAACATGACAAGTCAATATTCTGCAAATTAGTTTATGCAGTCTGTTTTTAACTTTTTCTGGAAGAATCCCTGAATCCATGATTGAATAGAGGTACATTATTAAATGATATCTGGGAGTTCCTCCATGCCTGTCTTGATTCTGCTGTTCATTCCTGCGCTTCTAATCCTGTTTTTTGCTTCCATTTTTCTGTTTTATCCACACTTGAATTATTCTAAAATGCCCGTGGCCAAGGGTGCTCAGGGAGATCAGTTTGAAGTAAGAAGTTTAAACGGAATACCATATCTGCTTACAAACAACCTTCCATATTCCACACATTTTGAAGAGAGCAGGAGAGCCAGACAGTCTCTGGCTGGAGAGTGGATGTTTCGAACTGATCCGGAAAACAGGGGGCTTAAGGAGTGCTGGTTCACATCCGAGAAGCCTGATGGCGAATCATCAGACTGGGAGCAGACTGCTGTTCCTTCTGTATTTAATGCGGCTTCTGGAGAGAGAACCAGCTATGCAGGTTTCTGCTGGTATAGGAAAATATTTAAAAGAGACTCCGTTCCTGAAGGCTTTTGGTCCCGGCTCTGTTTTGAGGGAGTTCTTCTTCGCTCGGAAGTCTATTTGAATGGACATAAACTATGCGAGAGGGAAGGGGGATATACTCCCTTCTTTCTGAATGCTTCTGATCATCTGAAGGTTGATGAGGACAATGTACTGGTTCTCCGGGTAGATAACCGTTCAAACTGGGAATCCATTCCCCCTCTGGCCAGAAAGGAGCATAATCCAGGCTGGCATATGTATGGCGGAATTTATCGTGATGTCTACTTTGAGACTGTTCCGGAAAACTATATCTTCAAGGCTGTTGCCCGTACTTTAAGTGATGGAGATAAAACTGTATTGGGGCTGGATGTCCTGGTGCATGCTCCCGACTCTACCTGCCGTATTGATGTAAGTCTTATAGATCCTGAAGGAAACAGCTGCGGGGGAACTCTCTTAAATGCTGAATTAGATAGTATCGATCAGGGTAAGTTATCTTCAGGAGGAGCTGTTCGAGGGGGACATTGTGACCTTATTCTGGACAATCCCCTATTCTGGAATCCGGGAGACCCGGCCCTGTACACAGTGCTTATAGAGACTGCCAGCGCTGGTCATTCTGACAGGGTTTCATTTAAAACAGGACTTAAATCTATTGAGATCGAAAATGAGAAGATACTGTTTAATGGTGAGTCACTTTTTTTAAAAGGCATCAGCAAGCATGAAGATGATCCTGAACTGGGAAGCAGCCAGACCGAAGAGAGTCTCAATCGTGATCTGGGACTTGTAGAAGAGCTTGGGGCCAACTATATAAGAACCGCCCATTATCCCCATGATGTAAGGGAAATGCTCAGTATACGGGATAGGGGATTGCTCTGCAGTGAAGAGATTCCCATGTATCAGACAGGGACAGGTTTTACAGCATGGTTTGAAGAAAAACAGTCCATCCTCCGTTTTCCGGCAAAAGTTTTCGGTATGCATCAGATGAATTATCGTCCCCTTCTGCAGAACGCACAAAAGCAGCTTATCGAGATGATAGAGCGGGATATCAATAACCCGGCCATTCTTTTCTGGAGTGCAGGGAATGAGTGCTACACTCTCTTTAAAAATGGTGGACGGGTCTTCGGCTGGTTACGTTCCGTGGCTAAGGCCTTTGATCCTTCAAGACCTGTTTCCATGGCCGAACTGACCTATGATATTCCCTTCTTTGATAATAACAGAAGGACCGGCGACCATATGGATATCATCTCCATCAATGCCTATTACGGCTGGTACTATGGAAAGCATACAGATATAGGCAGCCATCTGGACAAACTCCACTCATTGTTTCCTGATAAGCCCATTATCATGTCTGAGTTCGGTGCAGCTGCTGCTCCGGGACGCAGTGAGGCTGATGGAGTCTGGAAGGCTGACCGTGTTGCCTGGGGTAAGACTTACTCTGAAGAATATCAGGGAGAGCTTATTGAATCTTATCTGAAACAGATCATAGAGAGACCTTTTGTCAGGGGGCTCTCTCCCTGGGTACTTTCAGATTTTTATAATACATGGTTTCCTGAAAATCCAGTTCCCAATTACAATCTCAAGGGTATTACTTCAAAAGAAAGGAAGCCGAAGAGGGCTTTTCATTTTTTGAAAGATGCCTATTCCCGAATAAAATAGGCAGATCTTAAGTTCTTTATTTTGAATTGCGAGTAGTTACTCGCAATATTCCTTGACAGATCGCATTTCAGGGGGTTATATGGATATAGTGAGACATATGTCTCACTATAAGACATCTGTATCAGGAAAAGACATGAGTACCATTGAGTTCAGGGAAAAGGAAAGAGAAGAAAACAAAGATAAACGCCAAAATATAATTCTGATGGCAGGGATGGACCTTTTCCTGGAACAGGGACTGGCAGAGGTAAATATGAAGGATGTTGCCAGGAAGGCCGCTGTAAGCCGGGCAACCCTTTACCGCTACTATTCTTCCAAGGAAGATCTTGCTCTTGCCATCGAACATCATCTGTATCTGGATGTTCTGGTTCCGAAATTCAGTCCCGGGATTCTGAGCTTTTCAGGAAACGGATATGAAAAAATTGAAAACTACCTTATGACCTTTATAGGGATTATAGAGATGCATCCTGAAATTTTCAAACTCTCCGGCGCCATGGATCACTATTTCAATTACAGACAGAGACCCGAAGATGTAGCCCGGAAAATGAAGACCATATTTCAGGATGATCCCACAGTGGAGTTTTTGAAGTCTGCACTCCAGGAGGGCATGGATGATGGAAGTCTGCAACCGGGGCTGAACCTGAGGCTCACAGCCTATACTATCGACCAGACTATAATCAGCCTGGGTCAGCGGATCGCCTCCCGTAAGGAAGAGATGACTTTTGAGTTTAACCTGGAATCCCCCGAGGATATGGTAATGGTTTTTGCCAGGACAATGCTGGCAGGACTGAAGAAGGACTCTCTCTGATGCCTGATAAACCTGCATCCGTAAATCTGCTGTTCAAGACACATCTTGATCTTGGTTTTACGGCTTCCGCTTCAAAGGTGCTGGACCAGTATATGATGCATTTTATTCCCCGGGCGGTAGAGACCTCCCATCGACTGAGATCATCCGGTGGGCCCCAGCGGATGATCTGGACTACCGGGTCCTGGCTGATAAAGCAGTATCTGGAGCAGTCAGACTCTGCAGGGAGACGCCTGATGGAGCAGGCCGTTCTGGAGGGAGATATCTCCTGGCATGCTCTGCCTTTTACAACACACTCAGAACTGATGGATGAGAATCTGTTCCGCTACGGACTCAGTATCAGCAGAGACCTTGATAGGCGCTTCGGTAGAAAAACCATTGCCGCCAAGATGACAGATGTCCCGGGTCACAGCATCGCAATGGTCCCGCTCCTCGCCGAGTCAGGGATCAGGATGCTCCATGTCGGAGTGAATGCCGCATCCTCCCCACCGGATGTCCCATCCCGCTTTATCTGGCGTCATAGAGATGGTTCTGAAATCATTGTTCTTTATGACAAGGATGATTACGGTGGTGATATATTGCTGGGTGATCAGCTTTTCAAGTTTATTCATACCCATGATAACCTTGGTCCCAGTTCCTTCAGGGGCGTTCAGAGAGCGTGGCGTAGAGCTGCCTCAATATATGGCTGTGATGTGAAGGCCGCGGATCTTAATAATATGGCTTCTGCAGCTCTTCTGCTGAAGGATGAGCTGCCGGTGGTTGAACAGGAGATCGGTGACAGCTGGATTCATGGTGCTGGAAGCGATCCATATAAACTCTCGGCCTTCAGGGCATTCTCAAGAACTGTGGGGAAGATGGTGGATAAGAGAGTTGTACCTGATACTGTGATGGATGAGCTTCTCTGTATCCCTGAACATACCTGGGGGCTTGATGAGAAAGCTGCTCTTGCAGACTACTTTCACTACAGTCCGAAAGCGCTGATCTCCTTAAGACGCAGTTCAAAGTGCCGTCGCCTTGAGAATTCCTGGAAGGAACAGCGCTCCTATCTGGAAAATGCAGTGAATGCTGCTACTCCGGCCCTTGCAGAATTACTCACTCAGGATCTGAATGCTCTCAAACCTGAACGTCCAAATCTCGAAGGATACCTGGACTGTAAGCATCAATCCCTGAGTACAGAGCTTTTTGATCTGGATTTTGACAAACAAAGCGGCGCAATCTCATTTCTAAAGGATAAAGAAACCGGGCGGGTATATTGCAGTAAGGAGAAAAGACTGGGGCTTTTCTGTTATGAAACTTTCAACTCTTCGGATTACCGCCGCTTTTTAAGACAGTACCTGAAAAATCTGAAAAAACACTGGATCTGGGCTATTCCGGATTTTACTAAACCCGGCATGTTTTTGGCAGGGCCAAAGAAGATTAAAGAACATCCCCGCCTTCAGAGAATCCTGAGAAGGGAAGATTCATTTCTGCTGCAGCTTTCCATGTCTGATGCGGCTGTTCTCGGCTATGGAGCCCCGAAAGAGCTCTGGCTCAGGTATGACTTTTTGAAAGCAGATCCTTCCATCGGGATTACTCTTCATTGCCTTGATAAGAGAGCCTGCCGCCTTCCCGAGGCTTCATGGTTCTCATTTTCCTTTGATAATACAGAAGCCCTGGGCTGGCTGATGGACAAAATGGGTTCTTCTCTCTCTCCTCTTGATGTTGTGTCACGAGGAGGACGGGGGCTTCACGGGGTTTGCCGTGGAGTGGAGTTCAGAGGGAAAGAATACTCTCTGAATCTGGAGACTCTTGATGCCGCATTGACAGCCTTTGACAAACCCTCGCTGCTGGATTTTCATAACAGAATTCCAGACCCGGCAAAGGGAGTCCATTTTAATTTGCATAACAATGTATGGGGAACTAATTTTCCCATGTGGTATGAAGAGGACAGCCTCTACCGTTTCATACTCAATTTTCAAAATGAAAACAAAATCATTGCCTGTCAGAACGCAGAGGACGGATTGCAGGCCCCTGGAGAAAAAAGACTATGAGTCAGACAATTGAAAAGCTGCCCACATGGAAGATGATCATGTTCGGTATGGGCCAGATGGGCTGGTCCCTTGGAGGCTTCTCTGTAGGAGCCCTCATCAACTATTTTTATATGCCCCCGGAAACAGGGGGTGATGTTTTTCCTGCCCTTATCAATCAGGGTGCGGTTATCCTTTTTCTTACAGTTATCGGTTTATCTAATTTTGCAGGAAGAATTTTTGATGCTGTAACAGACCCTCTTATTGCCAATATGTCGGATCGTTCCCGCTTCAAATTCGGTAGACGGAGAACCTTTATGGCTATTGCTATTCTCCCTCTATCCTTCCTGTCGTATCTGGTATTCACTCCGCCGGTTCCTCATGAATCAGCTCTGAATTCAGTTTGGGTTTTTACAGTAATTATTCTTTTTTATCTGTTTATGACTATGTATGTAATCCCCTATGGTGCATTGATTCCTGAAATCGGCCATACATCAAAGGAGCGGATGCTCCTCAGTACAATCACCTCGGTGGCCTGGGCCATGGGATTCTTTATCGGGAATTCTGTTTATGTATTGAAAGGTGTCTTTGAAGGGATGGGTTATTCTCCTGTAACATCTTTCAGGATTGTTGTTGCCATGTTCTCTGTTATAGGATTCATTGCCATGCTGATGCCCATCATCTTTATTGATGAGGATCGCTACTGCAGGAAAAACAGATCCAACGATGGTGCTGTGAAAGCTCTCTTAACCTCATTACAAAATATTGATTTCAGATCACTTCTGGGCTGTCAGTTTTTCTATCAGCTTGGTAATGTCTTTCTGGAGATCGGGATTATTTACTATGTGACCATACTGATGAAACTTCCCGAAGAGCAGGCTTTTACCCTTATGGCTGCGATGTTTATTCTGAGCTTTGCCTACTATCCAATGGTTGTTAAGACCACAGGCAGGATCGGTAAGAAGAAGCTCCTGAATTTCGGCTTTGCTGTACATGCGCTTGTGTTTGCCCTGATCCCCTTTTCAGGCCTGGTACCGGGTGTTTCCTCTGCTGTATGGGGATGGACCATTATTCTCCTTGAGAGTATTCCTGTGGCCATATTCGGTATTGTTCCTACGGCATTATTAGCTGATATCGCTAAATCTGATGGAAATCGAACGGGGAGTCACAATGAGGCAATCTTTTTTGGGGCCAACAGCTTTGCCATCAAACTGGCAATGTCTGTTACCAATCTGATCTTTCCCTCTATTCTTCTTCTGGGAAGAAGTATTGATAATCCCCTGGGAGTTCGTCTCACAGCTGTAATCGCCTTTGTTTTTACACTCCTGGGTTATTTTGCTTTTAGAGGGTATCAGCAGGATAGAGTTGATCAGTATCTGGATGAAGAACTCTTACCTGCTTTAGTTACGGTCTGAGTCGGGAGATAAAATAATGCATAAATTTTTGAAAGGTATAGCCTATTTTCTTGGTGGGCTTCTTGTCATTGCTCTGGCACTTGGAATCTATCTCATTATTCCCCGTAAGGGAGTCACATCTACGGAGCTTTGGAATCATAAGGAAGCCTATAATCCCGGTGATATAGCATCTCTTTCCATGGAAGAGGGTGAGGATTTCAAGATCCTTGTGATGGCGGATATTCAGCTGGAGTCAAATCCTGTAAAAGACAGACAGGCCCTGAAGCTGATAAGGGATATGGTTGAAAAAACTGAACCGGATTTCATCATGACTGTAGGGGATAACACAACATCAATCTTCAGTGATAACAGAGCTAAATTGGTTATTAAGACTCTCAGCAGTTTTGGTATCCCCTGGGGTGTTGTTCTTGGAAATCATGATGGAGAAGGACGTGGCGACAGAGCATGGCATGGAAACCGCTATGAAGAAGCTGATAACTCTCTTTTTAAATCAGGACCATCCAATATCCATGGAGTTGGTAATTACGGTGTAAATATTAAAAGTCCTGATGGAGATATTATCTATTCACTCCTTATGATGGATTCAAACCGCTATAGGGAATATCCTGATGGGAAAGATTATGATTTTATCTATTTTGATCAGATCCAGTGGTATGAATGGATGGTAAATGGTGTTGAGAAATCACAGGGAAATCCCGTTCCCTGTATAGCCTTCTTTCATATCCCCCTGCCCGAATTCGGTCTAGCTGTAGAAGCCTTTAACGAGGGGAGTCTTGATGAGGGAAGCTTTGGAGGAGTTCGTGAGGGAGTCTTCTGTCCCCCCGTAAATTCCGGACTTTTTGACTCAATGAAGGAGCTTGGAAGCACTACCCACATCTTTAACGGACATGATCATGTTAATAGCCTCTCTGTTGACTGGGAAGGAATCAGGATGACCTATGCCCTGAAAACAGGTCCTGCCAGTTATAGTGATAAAGACCTTCAGGGTGGAACTGTCGTTACTATTCAGAGGGGGAACCATAATATTGAAGTAAAACATATAGATATGTCTAAAGGATAATTATATATCGATAAAAGATTATAGACAAAACCCTCTTATTTTGCTAATATAAATTTGATTTCAAATAAGAGGCCGACTATGGAAAAAAAGAAAATCACTATCTGCATGGGCAGCTCCTGTTTCTCAAGGGGTAATAAGGACAATCTTAAAATTATTCAGGACTATCTTAAGGAGAACGACTCAGTAGATGTTCTCCTTAAAGGTGCTCTCTGTCAGGAAAAATGCAGTCAGGGACCGGTCCTCTATCTTGGTGACACTCTACACAGCTCTGTTGACCCGGATCATCTGCCGGATCTGCTGAACAGCTATATCAATAATTGTGAGGGGGCTGAAACCTGATGAAGCTCAATCCCATATATACCGAAATAACCGAATGTCAGGATTGTTATAAATGCATCCGCCACTGTCCTGTTAAATCAATTAAAGTTGAAGACGGACATGCAAAAATCATGGAAGAGGACTGTATTCTCTGTGGAAGCTGTTACCTGGCCTGTCCCGTAGGTGCCAAGAAGATCCGTAACGATCTGCCCAGAGCTCAGAAAGCTGTTAAGGAGAGTGATAATGTTATTCTCTCCATAGCGCCCTCTTTTGTGGGTGAGATGCCTGGAATTACCCCTCAAAAAATGATACATGCTGCAAAGATGCTGGGATTCAGCGCTGTTTCTGAAACAGCGCTTGGAGCACAGGAAGTAACCAGGCATACAACCCAGGTTCTTGGATCTGCAGATAAGGGAATTTTTATCTCATCCGCCTGTCCCACTATGGTTGAGTATATACGGAAGTATAAGGCTGAATACTCTCATCATGTGAATGATCATCTATCTCCTTTACTGACTCACTGCAGTATGCTCAAGGATCTGTACGGTGAAGACTGTTCCATCATTTTTGCCGGGCCCTGTATCTCGAAAAAACGGGAAGCCGACCTGAGGGAGGATCTTCTCCATACAGCAATCAGTTTTGACGATTTAAGGATCTGGTTTAAACAGGAGGGGATAGATCTTGAATCCCTTACTCCTGATGTTGATGACAGCTTTGTTCCCCACTCTTCCTATGATGGTGCCAGCTATCCCATAGAGGGTGGAATGCTTCAAAGCCTGAGGAAGCAGCAGGTTCCCATAGAAGACAGACAGATGCTGAGCTTTTCCAATATTCATAACATGGATTCAGTCTTGGGTGATCTTGAACTTCTGGGTCAGGACTCTCCGGTCTTTCTTGAATTACTTGCCTGTGAAGGGGGTTGTATCAACGGACCTTCCTGCATCAGTAAAGCCGGTACGGCGGTCAAGAAAAAACAGCTAGCCGATTATGCGGACAGCAGAAAACTTGTAATCCCTGAATATAAGCCCTGCATCAATATTGACTTTATACGGAACATTGAGGAATCAGTCTCGGTTTCCTTTGATGAAAATGAGATAGGGAATGCTCTCCGCCGAATTGGAAAATATGAGAGTGCCGATGAAAAGAACTGCGGAGCCTGTGGCTATTCAACCTGTCGTGAGTATGCAGAAGCATGTCTGAATAATCGTGCCGAGCCGGATATGTGTGTAAGTTATCTCAAGACCCTTTCGGAGAAGAAAGCAGATGCTCTGATCAAGGCCATGCC includes:
- a CDS encoding M81 family metallopeptidase: MKRILTASLHHESNTFNPIITGREDFSIQYGSELFSVLNDDDSISGVVHTLQNAGYEMVPTVCARAVPNGVVSKDLYLELKEEILKRARAAVAEAPIDALCLSLHGSMRIEEIGEAEGDLLEALREIFPDQPLFSSLDMHTTFSKRMHDCADGYVGYKCAPHIDCYETGEHAARLTIAALEEGVKTSSAWVKIPFLVAGEKSETTTEPMKTLISALRESEKKEKVLAANYLMGFPWADSADSGVSVLVITDNDKSLAKKEAARLADLFWSYRDEFSFHTETYSMEESLVTAFKAVDEGPTPIYISDSGDNPTAGSSGDCTNFLKLITSNKKTGLLDHPIIYGGFFDPDSVEKCRKMVGMTIELNVGAAFDTVTTSPLKLSGKVKSFINEWGVYKSDLALFSTGGVDIVLTSKHIGFVDPAMFRDLGDDPANAQIVVCKLGYLTAAQRTVSKRSIMALSEGSSNEDLNGLPYKLVPRPIFPLDSDFEYKAADNLYLK
- a CDS encoding sulfatase-like hydrolase/transferase — protein: MNKKPNIVFFFVDQQRWDTCGCYGQKDPITPHLDQMASEGVLFENAFTCQPVCGPARACLQTGKWATELGCYRNGIRLPSNEKTIAHHFSEEGYNTAYIGKWHLASDDKEGLHYEKKAVPPELRGGWDQHWIASDVLEFTSRGYGGHMFDTQGNKKIFPKGRYRVDTQTDWALEYLDSQKNEENPFILFLSYIEPHHQNDRFSYEGPKGSKKRFKDFNIPDDLAGKRGNWKRSYPDYLGCINSLDENLGRIRSRLNELGMSEDTLIVYTSDHGSHFKTRNSEYKRSCHDASIHIPLVIMGPGFKGGKRMDELVSLIDLPPTLLNAAGRKVPGHMAGRPLSELTNSAKSEKPWPEEVFYQISESQVGRGIRTSKWKYSVKAPKKNGWKLSSSESYESDFLYDLEKDPHELNNLADSTEHKGVREELSEILIRRMVDAGENAPRIDV
- a CDS encoding FN3 domain-containing metallophosphoesterase family protein, with translation MNPVTKNKIWLGLSAFSTLYFAAFLALLFLIRPFWSDTNSFLTWALGIEFNWVIIVIIMSSALMLFHFSSFSKTMKNRGNEEKTLKLATRITIPLTLIIWIGMTTLLLSELGREQSIILINFLNNLPEIIAGLYLLLVILLLPRFSFWQNQKIRKTVLAATVLLVLIIASKPGSIKITAGPYLQIPSENSITVMWTTNHQAISWVEYGDDFEYKAYPQHDGLIDMNEKIQKVELTGLESGKEYPYRVVSKEIKKFFPYSVLFGKTVVSEDFKFRTLNRRAENISFLVINDLHERHEYWGDIAEELKTDPVDFVVLNGDYFNDLNGERQLINSLIKPVSKHFASETPFIFIRGNHETRGILARSLRDYIALPEDKYYFSFAHGPVAMLAIDSGEDKEDHHKEYSGMVAFDEYRKEETLWLKETVQRKEWQDASWRIAFSHIPLNQFALDEEEGEYKAENLGYQNTWTSILSDGNLDLMLSGHTHRWKIHEPNDEVSFSLIIGGGHIEGTENFVVVRVDADAASLKVDLRDQHGKSFQEFLVEK
- a CDS encoding glycoside hydrolase family 2 protein; translation: MPVLILLFIPALLILFFASIFLFYPHLNYSKMPVAKGAQGDQFEVRSLNGIPYLLTNNLPYSTHFEESRRARQSLAGEWMFRTDPENRGLKECWFTSEKPDGESSDWEQTAVPSVFNAASGERTSYAGFCWYRKIFKRDSVPEGFWSRLCFEGVLLRSEVYLNGHKLCEREGGYTPFFLNASDHLKVDEDNVLVLRVDNRSNWESIPPLARKEHNPGWHMYGGIYRDVYFETVPENYIFKAVARTLSDGDKTVLGLDVLVHAPDSTCRIDVSLIDPEGNSCGGTLLNAELDSIDQGKLSSGGAVRGGHCDLILDNPLFWNPGDPALYTVLIETASAGHSDRVSFKTGLKSIEIENEKILFNGESLFLKGISKHEDDPELGSSQTEESLNRDLGLVEELGANYIRTAHYPHDVREMLSIRDRGLLCSEEIPMYQTGTGFTAWFEEKQSILRFPAKVFGMHQMNYRPLLQNAQKQLIEMIERDINNPAILFWSAGNECYTLFKNGGRVFGWLRSVAKAFDPSRPVSMAELTYDIPFFDNNRRTGDHMDIISINAYYGWYYGKHTDIGSHLDKLHSLFPDKPIIMSEFGAAAAPGRSEADGVWKADRVAWGKTYSEEYQGELIESYLKQIIERPFVRGLSPWVLSDFYNTWFPENPVPNYNLKGITSKERKPKRAFHFLKDAYSRIK
- a CDS encoding TetR/AcrR family transcriptional regulator — protein: MDIVRHMSHYKTSVSGKDMSTIEFREKEREENKDKRQNIILMAGMDLFLEQGLAEVNMKDVARKAAVSRATLYRYYSSKEDLALAIEHHLYLDVLVPKFSPGILSFSGNGYEKIENYLMTFIGIIEMHPEIFKLSGAMDHYFNYRQRPEDVARKMKTIFQDDPTVEFLKSALQEGMDDGSLQPGLNLRLTAYTIDQTIISLGQRIASRKEEMTFEFNLESPEDMVMVFARTMLAGLKKDSL